The following are encoded in a window of Phaseolus vulgaris cultivar G19833 chromosome 3, P. vulgaris v2.0, whole genome shotgun sequence genomic DNA:
- the LOC137806090 gene encoding cytochrome P450 71D9-like has product MIRDPRVMKKAQDEVREVFNMKGRIDEICIDELKYLKSVVKETLRLHPPAPLLLPRESGQACEIEGYHIPAKSKVIVNAWAIGRDPNYWSEAERFNPERFIDSLIDYKGSSFEYLPFGAGRRICPGITFGLINIELALAYLLYHFDWKLPSEMKSEDLDMTEDFGVTVRRKSDLYLIPVTSSPFHARKL; this is encoded by the coding sequence ATGATAAGAGATCCAAGAGTAATGAAGAAAGCACAAGATGAGGTGAGAGAGGTATTCAATATGAAAGGAAGGATTGATGAAATATGCATAGATGAACTCAAATACTTGAAATCAGTTGTGAAAGAGACCTTAAGGTTACACCCACCAGCTCCTCTTTTACTTCCAAGAGAAAGTGGACAGGCATGTGAGATTGAAGGGTATCATATACCAGCAAAAAGTAAGGTAATTGTGAATGCTTGGGCAATTGGAAGAGATCCAAACTATTGGAGTGAAGCAGAGAGGTTTAATCCAGAGAGATTCATTGATAGCTTAATTGATTACAAAGGAAGTAGTTTTGAGTACCTTCCTTTTGGTGCTGGAAGAAGAATATGTCCAGGTATCACATTTGGTTTGATAAATATTGAGCTGGCACTTGCATATTTGTTGTATCACTTTGATTGGAAGCTTCCAAGTGAAATGAAAAGTGAGGACTTAGACATGACTGAGGATTTTGGAGTGACTGTTAGAAGAAAAAGTGACCTATACTTGATACCAGTCACTTCTAGTCCTTTCCATGCAAGAAAGTTATGA